GAAAAAAATGAGGCCGTTGACGAGGAATACCTGGAAATGAAAAAAGAAGCCGATCTTAAAACCCGCGAAGAAAAAGGGATAGCTAATTATACAAAAACTCTTTCCAAAGATAACGACCCCTACGAAGCCGTCAAGAAAAAAGTCGACGAAGATGTTTTAAAGCAAATATATCTTGCCCTGGAACAAAGCGAAGGGCGGAATTTTAGTTTGGATGAGCTGGAAATTAAAAATAATAAGCTGTATGTTAAGCGGGAAGGCAAAGAAGCCGAATTGATTGTCGCCGGGTTCGGACACGCGATGGAAACGTACCGTTATTACCCGGAAGGCAATATCGGCTCCAGTATTTTGGGCTTTGTCGGTTATGAAGGCGACGGAAAAGAAGGGCGCTACGGACTGGAAGAATACTTTAATGAAGAGCTATCCGGGAAACCGGGGTCGCTTCAAACTGAAAGGGACGCGGTCGGCGATTTAATAATAATAAATGACCGCCAATACAACCAGCCGGTTACGGGAGCCGATATTGTCCTTACTATTGACCGGAACATCCAGTTTGCCGCTTGCCAAAAATTGAACGCGGCGGTCGCGCGGCACGGAGCCGACGGCGGAGCGGTGATAATTTTGGAGCCGAAAACCGGAAAAGTTTTAGCTATGTGTTCGGCACCGGATTTCGACCCTAACAATTATAACGACGTGCAAAATATCAGCAGTTATAATAATTCAGGAGTTTTCGACCAATACGAGCCGGGCTCAATTTACAAATCAATTACTATGGCCATAGCGCTCGACCAGGAAAAAATAACGCCCGACACCACCTACACCGATACCGGAGTGGTAAAAATCGCCAAATATGAAATAAAAAATTCCGACTTGAAGGCCCATGGCGTCTGCAGTATGACCAAGGTATTAGAACAGTCTTTGAATACTGGAGCTATTTTCGCTATGCGCCAGGTCGGGCCGAAAATTTTTTCCGAGTATGTTAAAAATTTCGGCTTTGGCGAACGGACCGGAATTGAATTGGAGTCGGAGAGCAAGGGCGATATCCGCAACCTTTCATCCAAAATGAATAGCGACCTTTATGCCGCTACCGGATCTTTCGGGCAAGGAATAAGCGTTACTCCTCTGCAGATGGTCGCGGCTTACGCAGTCATAGCTAACGGAGGCAGTTTGATGAAACCCTATATTGTCAAAGAGATAGTCCAGTCGGACGGGAAGAGGATAGCGGCCGGCCCGAAAGAAGTCCGAAAAGTTATTTCCTCCCGCGCCGCGACTTTAGCCGGAGGCATGATGGTGAATGTCGTAGAGAACGGCCACGGGAAAATGGCCGGCGTCAAAGGCTATTATGTCGCCGGCAAGACCGGAACCGCCCAGATCCCAAGAAAGGATGGACGCGGGTATGAAGGGAATTCGCATGTCGGCTCTTTCGCCGGTTTCGCGCCGGCGGATGACCCGAAGTTCGTTATGATCGTAAAAATCGACCACCCGCGCGACGTAGAATGGGCCGAGTCTTCGGCGGCGCCTTTATTCGGGGAGATTGCCGAATATATTTTGCATTATTACAAGGTGCCGGCGACAAGAGAGGTTAAGTGATTATTTCTCTGGCTCGTTCATGAAGAAAAAGAAAAAATCGTGGTATAATATTAATATGAAGCCGTTAATACAATATATACTAAAAGTACAAGGAAAGCGGATTTTCCGGAAATATAAGCCCGACGTGATAGGCATTACCGGAAGCGTCGGGAAAACGAGCGCTAAAGAGGCGGTTTTTATCGTGCTCAAAAATAAATTTTCCGTCCGCAGAAGCATTAAAAACTATAATAATGAAATCGGCCTGCCTTTGACTTTGATCGGCGAAGAGGCGAAAGGCAAAGATTTTTTCGGCTGGTTCAAGGTTTTTAGCCGGGCCTTAGCCCTTACTTCCCAAACCGATAAAGATTATCCTAAAGTAATGATTTTAGAGATGGGCGCCGACAAGCCGGGCGACATCGCCTATCTATTAAAAATAGTAAAATGTAAAATCGGGATGATAACCCGGATCGGCGAATCCCACCTTGAGGCGTTTAAAACCGTTGACCGGATTAAAAAAGAAAAAGCTTTAATTGTCCGCGAGCTGGAAAAAACCAACTGGGCGGTATTGAATTTTGACGATGAGCGGATTAAGGATATCGCCAAAGACGTTAAAGCTAATTATATTTCTTACGGCATCCATGAAAAAGCCGACTTGCAGGCCTCGGAAATAAATTTGATGAAGATTGATGCTCGTAAAAACGATAAAGACGCGGAAGGCCGAGAAAAGCCGGAACTTGGCGCAAAAAGCTACGGGCTAAGTTTTAAGATGCTCTATAAAGGTTCGGCCGTACCGGTTATTTTAGAAGGAGTGGCGGGACAATCCGCCATTTATGCTTGTCTGGCCGGAGCGGCGGCCGGTATAATTTACGGGATGAATTTAATTGAAATAACGGACGCTTTGAAGAATTACAAAAATCCTAAAGGAAGAATGAATTTTATCCCCGGCGTTAAAAGGACATTAATTTTAGACGACACTTACAATTCATCTCCTCAATCAAGTTTGGAAGCTTTAGAGGTTCTGTCAAAGCTAATGCCCGGCAAAAATGCCCGGCGCTACGCGGTTTTCGGCGATATGCTTGAGCTAGGAGAATATACCGAAGCCGGACACAGAGAGGTCGGGGAAAAAATCGCGGAATTGGAAATTGATGAATTAATCGTCGTTGGAGAAAGGTCAAGAGATATTGCCCGGGGCGCGAAGCAGGCCGGAATGAGCGACGATTTTATTTTTCATTTTTCCGGCAATGAAACCGCCGCCGTTTTCTTGAAAGAAAGGATAAAAGAAGGCGATATAATTTTAGTCAAAGGCTCGCAGGCCGTTCGGATGGAAAAGGTCGTTAAAGAATTAATGGCTGATCCTTTGCGCGCCGGAGAACTTTTAGTCCGGCAGGGTGAAGACTGGGCTTAAGACTGGACACGGGCGGCGGGAGGGATGTAGAATAAAGCCGGTAAAATAACAGGCATGACAAAAAAGAAAAAAGAAAAAGTTATTGTCGCTATGTCAGGAGGAGTGGACTCATCAGTTTCCGCTCTTCTTTTAAAAAGGGCCGGCTTTGAGGCGGAAGGTATTTATATGAAATTGTCCGGAGCCAATCCCCAGGCTGAAAGCGCGGCGCGGAAAGCGGCTAAACAACTGGGGATAAAATTCCGGGTGGTTAACTTATCCAGACAATTCAAGAAAGAAATCATTGATTATTTTATTTCCAGCTATGAAAAGGGCCAGACTCCTAACCCTTGCGTTAGATGCAACCAGCGAATTAAGTTCGGCGAACTTTTGAAGGCCGCGCGGAATTTGGGCGGAGATTTTTTAGCGACCGGGCATTATGTTCAGTCTTCAATTTCAAATTATCAATTATCAATTAACGACCAGAGTGCGCCGGCGCTCGTTAAACCGCCCAAAGCCATTAAATTATCAAGAGCAAAGTTTAAAGACAAGGACCAGTCATATTTTTTGTATACGCTGACGCAGAAGCAGCTGGCGGGTGTATTATTTCCGCTGGGAGATATGGCTGATAAAGATGAGGTGCGGAAAATTGCCGATGAAGCTGGCCTGCCTTATATTAAATCCGAAAGCCAGGATATCTGTTTTCTTTACTGTAACCCGCCTCTTCGGCGGACAGGCGGCCGGGCTATCCAGCATAACGAATTTTTGCGCAAGCATATAAAGCTTAAACCCGGGCCGATCATGCTGATCGAAAAACCGGAAAAGGGCGCGGAAAAATTAAAGGGCAAGGAGACGCTAAATTACGGGCGGACTGTGTCGGCGCTGAAATCCGGCAAAGAAGAGGTAAAGCACCAAGGCTTGCCTTTGTATACCATTGGCCAAAGGAGGGAAATAAGGATTGGCGGAACCGGGCCGTATTATGCCGCTAGGTTTGACGTTAAGAAAAACATTTTATACGTAGTAAAAGATTTTGACGACCCGATTTTATATAAAGATGAACTGACGGCTAAAAACGTGAACTGGATTTCCGGCATTATTCCAAAGATGCCTTTTAAATGCGAAGCCGTAATCCGCTACCGCCACGCGCCGGTAAAGTGCACGGTTATGAAGGCGGGCCTTAAACCTGGCTTAAGGAAAAAGGGTAATAATAAAACTAACAGAAGTAAAACTCTTAAAGTTAAATTTCAAAAACCCCAGCGCGCCATAACGCCTGGCCAAAGCATAGTTTTTTATAAAGGCGAAGAGGTTTTGGGCGGGGGTATAATCGGGTGATAAATCTCGCTAATAAAAAAACGCCCGGGCCAGGCCGCGAGGCGAATTTTAAAGACTAATTAATTTTAAGCCCGGCTGCCTTCCAATACTTTAATCCTCGCTTCATGGTCATCAATTTTTTCCTCTTGTCTTTTTCTGGCTCCGAGCGAAGCAGAAAGTTCAGCTTCGTTATTTTTTAGTAATTTTGTTATTTGGTCTTCCTTGGTTACC
This sequence is a window from Patescibacteria group bacterium. Protein-coding genes within it:
- the murF gene encoding UDP-N-acetylmuramoyl-tripeptide--D-alanyl-D-alanine ligase, whose translation is MKPLIQYILKVQGKRIFRKYKPDVIGITGSVGKTSAKEAVFIVLKNKFSVRRSIKNYNNEIGLPLTLIGEEAKGKDFFGWFKVFSRALALTSQTDKDYPKVMILEMGADKPGDIAYLLKIVKCKIGMITRIGESHLEAFKTVDRIKKEKALIVRELEKTNWAVLNFDDERIKDIAKDVKANYISYGIHEKADLQASEINLMKIDARKNDKDAEGREKPELGAKSYGLSFKMLYKGSAVPVILEGVAGQSAIYACLAGAAAGIIYGMNLIEITDALKNYKNPKGRMNFIPGVKRTLILDDTYNSSPQSSLEALEVLSKLMPGKNARRYAVFGDMLELGEYTEAGHREVGEKIAELEIDELIVVGERSRDIARGAKQAGMSDDFIFHFSGNETAAVFLKERIKEGDIILVKGSQAVRMEKVVKELMADPLRAGELLVRQGEDWA
- a CDS encoding penicillin-binding protein 2 → MKEWKKNKSSARPDRNEKAKKNNRANILLAIIFLLAGGILYKLYYLQIAKSEYYTGLASNQHDVFKKLLAARGRIFIEDSGEDGKKELYPMATNKDFATFYAKPVEIPAEKAAEKAKILYDLFDRAANEKEASEEIDKIRKEKEEKNEAVDEEYLEMKKEADLKTREEKGIANYTKTLSKDNDPYEAVKKKVDEDVLKQIYLALEQSEGRNFSLDELEIKNNKLYVKREGKEAELIVAGFGHAMETYRYYPEGNIGSSILGFVGYEGDGKEGRYGLEEYFNEELSGKPGSLQTERDAVGDLIIINDRQYNQPVTGADIVLTIDRNIQFAACQKLNAAVARHGADGGAVIILEPKTGKVLAMCSAPDFDPNNYNDVQNISSYNNSGVFDQYEPGSIYKSITMAIALDQEKITPDTTYTDTGVVKIAKYEIKNSDLKAHGVCSMTKVLEQSLNTGAIFAMRQVGPKIFSEYVKNFGFGERTGIELESESKGDIRNLSSKMNSDLYAATGSFGQGISVTPLQMVAAYAVIANGGSLMKPYIVKEIVQSDGKRIAAGPKEVRKVISSRAATLAGGMMVNVVENGHGKMAGVKGYYVAGKTGTAQIPRKDGRGYEGNSHVGSFAGFAPADDPKFVMIVKIDHPRDVEWAESSAAPLFGEIAEYILHYYKVPATREVK
- the mnmA gene encoding tRNA 2-thiouridine(34) synthase MnmA, which codes for MTKKKKEKVIVAMSGGVDSSVSALLLKRAGFEAEGIYMKLSGANPQAESAARKAAKQLGIKFRVVNLSRQFKKEIIDYFISSYEKGQTPNPCVRCNQRIKFGELLKAARNLGGDFLATGHYVQSSISNYQLSINDQSAPALVKPPKAIKLSRAKFKDKDQSYFLYTLTQKQLAGVLFPLGDMADKDEVRKIADEAGLPYIKSESQDICFLYCNPPLRRTGGRAIQHNEFLRKHIKLKPGPIMLIEKPEKGAEKLKGKETLNYGRTVSALKSGKEEVKHQGLPLYTIGQRREIRIGGTGPYYAARFDVKKNILYVVKDFDDPILYKDELTAKNVNWISGIIPKMPFKCEAVIRYRHAPVKCTVMKAGLKPGLRKKGNNKTNRSKTLKVKFQKPQRAITPGQSIVFYKGEEVLGGGIIG